In Maridesulfovibrio ferrireducens, one genomic interval encodes:
- a CDS encoding methyl-accepting chemotaxis protein has product MKVKSINTKLSILITGIVALSIAAFVIVVSSMTNTAVFDIQKQNMEILNKKLVQEADRFVDLSLLDLKGYTNNQEYRRAFVDTYVRGGVVNSLRARIQDHGGMIAMAAFDKKGKVLYGLNSNGKDLTGLNVGDREYIRKILDGADSAISDVIKSKEDNKQVVMMAAPLKDMTGRLFGGFFIGLDWGKYSHELLDDISIGQNGYAYVLDGDGLIIGHKDDSLIGKNMSSHEFVRKSIASDSGFISYDWQGKEKVQSFRVVPLTGWVVCMSAYVSDLTQAAIHERNILIVMGLVMTILLVGVIIFSTRKQVITPMALIRDFTHEIGQGNFKAELEGVFTCELLDLANNVKHMVGELKNKLGFSEGVLKGMTIPCIVADPHEKALFLNQEFLDLAGQPGSPKDYLGKSVGEVLYRDPSRKTVAGKAIAENRAFFNVEADIKAADGTAHNIQVNTTPLFDLDGQLIGTFTMIVDMTSIKKQQRMIEEKNIVISEAAASATDISNQVASFSEALSAQIEQSSKGAEEQSFMASEAATAMDEMNSTVFEVAKNASTAADLADESQKRALDGENMVVKAVKTITDVRDLSEVLRKDMAELGIQAEGIGNIMGVITDIADQTNLLALNAAIEAARAGEAGRGFAVVADEVRKLAEKTMTATTEVGSYISQIQNSTRKNIASAEKSTESILEVTDLVNQSGEILKEIVTSISETSDQVRGIATASEEQSAASEEISRSTSQINTIAGETSQAMTESAEAVSRMTVLAQELNTTIARMQD; this is encoded by the coding sequence GTGAAAGTAAAAAGTATTAATACAAAACTTTCGATTTTAATCACAGGGATTGTGGCATTGTCCATTGCTGCGTTTGTTATCGTTGTCAGTTCAATGACCAATACAGCTGTTTTTGATATTCAAAAGCAGAATATGGAAATTCTGAATAAAAAGTTAGTTCAGGAAGCGGATCGTTTTGTAGATCTTTCGTTACTAGATCTCAAGGGATATACTAACAATCAAGAGTATCGTCGCGCGTTTGTTGATACTTATGTTCGTGGTGGCGTGGTCAATTCTTTGCGGGCTAGAATTCAGGATCATGGCGGCATGATTGCCATGGCTGCTTTTGATAAAAAGGGGAAGGTCCTTTATGGCCTGAATAGTAACGGTAAGGATCTTACTGGACTGAATGTGGGTGATAGAGAATATATTAGAAAGATTCTCGACGGTGCTGATTCAGCTATTTCAGATGTTATTAAGTCAAAAGAAGATAATAAACAGGTAGTTATGATGGCTGCCCCTTTGAAAGATATGACCGGACGTTTGTTCGGAGGGTTCTTTATTGGACTGGATTGGGGTAAATATTCCCATGAGTTGCTTGATGATATTTCTATAGGCCAAAATGGGTATGCTTATGTTTTGGATGGGGATGGCCTTATCATCGGGCATAAAGATGATTCCCTTATTGGGAAAAATATGTCGTCACATGAGTTTGTAAGGAAAAGTATTGCATCTGATAGCGGGTTTATTTCTTATGATTGGCAGGGTAAAGAGAAAGTTCAGTCTTTCAGAGTTGTTCCCTTGACTGGATGGGTTGTGTGCATGTCTGCGTATGTTTCAGATTTAACACAGGCCGCAATTCATGAGAGAAATATTTTAATTGTTATGGGTCTTGTCATGACAATTCTTTTGGTGGGGGTAATTATTTTTTCCACCCGTAAACAGGTTATTACTCCCATGGCTTTGATCCGGGATTTTACTCATGAAATAGGGCAGGGCAATTTTAAAGCTGAGCTTGAAGGCGTTTTCACCTGTGAACTTCTTGATCTTGCCAATAATGTGAAGCACATGGTTGGCGAACTTAAAAACAAGCTTGGATTTTCTGAAGGGGTCCTTAAGGGAATGACTATCCCGTGCATTGTTGCAGATCCTCATGAAAAGGCTCTTTTTTTGAATCAGGAATTTCTTGATCTGGCAGGTCAGCCTGGTTCGCCAAAAGATTATCTGGGTAAAAGCGTTGGTGAAGTTCTTTACCGTGACCCATCGCGAAAAACAGTTGCAGGCAAGGCTATCGCCGAGAACAGGGCATTCTTTAATGTAGAAGCAGATATCAAAGCTGCCGACGGGACTGCCCATAATATTCAGGTGAATACAACTCCTTTGTTTGATCTGGACGGGCAGTTGATTGGAACATTCACCATGATTGTTGATATGACCAGTATCAAAAAACAGCAGCGCATGATTGAAGAAAAAAATATTGTGATTTCTGAAGCTGCGGCAAGTGCCACGGACATTTCAAATCAGGTTGCCAGTTTTTCGGAAGCCTTGTCTGCTCAGATAGAGCAGTCCAGTAAGGGGGCAGAAGAACAGAGCTTTATGGCCAGCGAAGCTGCAACCGCGATGGATGAAATGAACTCAACTGTTTTTGAAGTTGCCAAGAATGCTTCTACCGCTGCGGATCTTGCTGATGAATCTCAGAAGAGAGCGCTTGATGGCGAAAACATGGTTGTTAAGGCCGTTAAAACGATTACTGACGTGCGTGATCTTTCTGAAGTTTTGAGAAAGGATATGGCCGAACTCGGCATTCAGGCTGAAGGGATCGGAAATATTATGGGTGTGATCACCGATATTGCCGATCAGACAAATCTCCTTGCTTTGAATGCTGCTATCGAAGCAGCAAGAGCAGGAGAAGCCGGGCGCGGGTTTGCAGTTGTTGCTGATGAAGTAAGGAAGCTGGCAGAAAAAACCATGACAGCCACAACTGAAGTTGGATCTTATATCTCTCAAATTCAGAACAGCACGCGTAAGAATATAGCGAGTGCTGAAAAATCTACAGAATCTATTTTGGAAGTTACCGATCTGGTGAATCAGTCCGGTGAGATTCTGAAAGAGATTGTGACTAGTATATCTGAAACAAGTGATCAGGTGCGCGGCATTGCAACTGCTTCTGAAGAACAGTCGGCAGCAAGTGAAGAAATCAGCCGTTCAACCAGTCAGATTAATACTATTGCCGGAGAAACATCGCAGGCTATGACTGAATCTGCTGAAGCAGTAAGTCGAATGACAGTTCTTGCGCAGGAGTTGAACACGACCATTGCAAGAATGCAGGATTGA
- a CDS encoding transferase, whose translation MKQLNKLIDHIVNRVNINLREPLVDVGPFIKDLIPRNSFALYYAFYSLTATHPLKFHFRHSSVGGTYFLGKCVVDHSILHKSDIRGDELKRKGHVVDCNGHNIKLRDDEVINIRDSFLMKTLVHNNSHDPENLEVFKISNTVSLHYANIHGTSVEGCFLEPFSTVDLSICHDCAIGAYSYVQAGELYHKRIRPGRIWVKADGAFEFNYQFPTEILDKYIRIEKSRPKGMFMDFFDERKEDFIPIYSAVNPENMIDIPEGASVSPYAVIKGTCKVDKNVLVAQRAYLEDSTLGPGSNAQENCYIINSVYDGEDVTAHGGKVIYTHLHRNVFVGFNSFLNGKKECQIEVGAGSIIMPHTIIDTQETVKIPDNCLVWGYISKQEDLEMHSIPLTDFAALKGQFRLGNLTFEGIGAKFVDGFRHRIEHILECNGAFWDGSDETAGHAQQTQDISFNILQPYPEGDLKGLYPELSIDPLEPSEL comes from the coding sequence ATGAAACAACTTAATAAGCTAATTGATCATATTGTTAATCGCGTGAACATCAATCTTCGCGAACCTCTTGTTGATGTGGGACCTTTTATTAAGGACCTCATCCCTCGAAACAGTTTTGCCCTATACTATGCCTTCTACTCTTTAACAGCCACACACCCTCTGAAGTTTCATTTCAGACATTCCAGTGTGGGGGGAACTTATTTCCTCGGTAAATGCGTAGTTGACCATTCCATCCTTCATAAAAGCGATATTCGAGGAGATGAGCTGAAAAGGAAGGGACACGTGGTTGACTGTAACGGGCACAACATAAAGCTTCGTGACGATGAAGTTATTAACATCAGAGACAGCTTTCTCATGAAAACGCTGGTTCACAACAACTCGCATGACCCCGAAAATCTCGAAGTCTTCAAAATATCAAACACCGTTTCCCTACACTACGCGAATATTCACGGAACATCCGTTGAAGGTTGTTTCCTTGAACCTTTTTCAACCGTGGACTTATCAATCTGTCATGACTGCGCAATAGGTGCTTATTCCTATGTTCAAGCAGGCGAACTCTATCATAAGCGTATCCGCCCGGGACGCATATGGGTCAAAGCCGACGGAGCATTTGAATTCAACTACCAGTTCCCGACAGAAATTCTAGATAAGTATATCCGTATTGAAAAAAGCAGACCGAAAGGAATGTTCATGGACTTCTTTGACGAAAGAAAAGAAGACTTTATTCCTATTTATTCTGCTGTAAATCCGGAAAACATGATTGATATCCCTGAAGGGGCTTCTGTCAGCCCTTACGCGGTAATCAAAGGAACATGCAAAGTTGATAAAAATGTTCTTGTCGCTCAACGTGCTTACCTTGAGGATTCAACCCTCGGGCCGGGATCCAATGCACAGGAAAACTGTTATATAATCAATTCAGTTTATGATGGTGAAGACGTTACAGCGCATGGTGGAAAGGTCATATACACCCACCTACACCGTAATGTTTTTGTCGGATTCAACTCATTTTTGAACGGCAAAAAAGAATGTCAAATTGAAGTTGGAGCAGGATCAATCATCATGCCTCATACAATTATCGACACTCAAGAGACCGTCAAAATCCCTGATAACTGTCTTGTTTGGGGATATATCAGCAAACAAGAAGACCTTGAAATGCACTCTATTCCACTTACTGATTTCGCTGCTCTAAAAGGCCAGTTCCGTCTCGGTAACCTTACCTTTGAAGGTATCGGAGCAAAATTTGTTGATGGATTCAGACATCGTATTGAACATATCCTTGAATGCAATGGAGCCTTCTGGGACGGATCAGACGAAACAGCGGGCCATGCCCAACAAACTCAGGACATTTCTTTCAACATTCTTCAGCCTTATCCAGAAGGAGATTTGAAAGGACTTTACCCGGAACTGTCAATCGACCCGTTAGAGCCTAGTGAACTTTAA
- a CDS encoding SLC13 family permease — protein sequence MSAATLSQPKSFDFKRLIFMMLGVTLFAVVYYCPAWPDAIDPMGEHFILSQQAKGAIGVFLLAGTWWVFEVVPIGVTSLAIGVLQAMFFIRPAKVAFKDFMDPSVLFIFASIMIGLVFTKTGLTKRLAYKMLMVVGEKTKNIYLGVFIVTALLTHIMAHTAVAATIYPLLLAIYALYGEGDKPTKFGKGLFIGMAYIAGAGSIVTLLGAARGAVAIGFFQEILGKDITFFELTYYMAPVGWIMVFLLWGFFMIFLKPEKATIPGLREKARELNKQMGPLTRDEIMAAVLVGSVIIVMSLRSFIPELKAIDKTALILVSSISFFIFKILDINDLEDIPWNIILLFAGAMSIGFCLWETGAAKWMAVNWLTIFQDSHWFVFVMSIAFFVLMMTNFIMNVAAIAISLPVALVIAPYLGVAPEVILFVALVVAGMPFLLLVGAAPNAIAYDSGQFTPGEFFLYGIPASIMLLVVVAFAVLVLWPMMGMPVTLPG from the coding sequence ATGAGCGCTGCAACTCTATCACAACCAAAGTCTTTTGATTTTAAAAGACTTATATTCATGATGCTCGGAGTAACGCTGTTCGCAGTGGTTTACTACTGTCCTGCATGGCCCGATGCAATTGACCCCATGGGCGAACACTTTATTCTCTCCCAACAAGCTAAAGGAGCAATCGGGGTTTTCCTTCTGGCGGGTACCTGGTGGGTCTTTGAAGTTGTACCTATCGGTGTAACATCACTGGCAATCGGCGTATTACAGGCTATGTTCTTTATCCGCCCTGCCAAAGTCGCATTTAAAGATTTCATGGACCCCTCGGTTCTTTTTATCTTTGCGTCCATAATGATCGGACTTGTTTTTACCAAAACCGGACTGACCAAACGTCTTGCATATAAGATGCTGATGGTTGTCGGAGAAAAAACAAAAAATATATATCTAGGTGTTTTTATTGTTACCGCCCTGCTGACCCATATCATGGCCCACACCGCGGTAGCTGCAACCATCTATCCACTTCTTTTAGCCATTTATGCATTATATGGTGAAGGCGATAAACCCACTAAATTCGGTAAAGGTCTCTTTATCGGCATGGCATATATCGCAGGTGCAGGTTCCATCGTAACACTTCTCGGTGCTGCCCGCGGAGCTGTTGCCATTGGTTTCTTTCAGGAAATTCTCGGAAAGGACATCACCTTCTTTGAACTGACATATTACATGGCACCGGTTGGCTGGATTATGGTCTTTCTGCTCTGGGGATTTTTTATGATCTTCCTCAAGCCTGAAAAAGCGACCATTCCCGGACTACGCGAAAAGGCCAGAGAACTGAATAAGCAAATGGGACCGCTCACCCGTGACGAAATCATGGCAGCAGTTCTTGTTGGTTCAGTAATCATTGTCATGAGTTTAAGATCATTTATTCCTGAACTTAAGGCGATTGATAAAACCGCACTCATCCTGGTTTCTTCAATCTCATTCTTCATCTTTAAAATCCTTGATATCAATGACCTCGAAGATATCCCATGGAATATTATTCTTCTCTTTGCAGGCGCAATGTCGATCGGCTTCTGCTTATGGGAAACTGGCGCTGCTAAATGGATGGCTGTTAACTGGCTGACAATTTTCCAGGACTCACACTGGTTCGTATTTGTCATGTCCATAGCGTTCTTCGTCCTGATGATGACCAACTTTATCATGAACGTAGCCGCAATTGCCATATCACTGCCGGTTGCACTGGTTATTGCTCCTTACCTCGGAGTTGCTCCTGAAGTAATTCTTTTCGTAGCACTCGTTGTTGCGGGTATGCCGTTCCTGCTTCTGGTAGGGGCTGCGCCTAACGCCATTGCCTACGATTCAGGACAGTTCACTCCCGGAGAATTCTTCTTATACGGAATTCCAGCCAGTATAATGTTGCTGGTGGTGGTAGCTTTTGCAGTTCTTGTTCTTTGGCCTATGATGGGCATGCCTGTGACCTTGCCCGGCTAA
- a CDS encoding CBS domain-containing protein: MENFRVKDLMIPVKEYSRIKKSTTVSQAMLKLVKEGTDKNLPHPHRDLLVEDETGKIIGKVTILDIFSHMEPAYFKVLEKNPKAFLDKSYVQKVFKDFNLWSEPLKNLCRNISKVKIEDIMYTPNQNEFISEEDNLDKPLHAYITGIHQPILVQKDGEVTGVLRLGDVFEKVRDSILSCEIATTDKIKE; this comes from the coding sequence ATGGAAAATTTTAGAGTAAAAGATCTCATGATTCCGGTAAAGGAATACAGCCGGATCAAAAAAAGCACGACAGTTTCTCAGGCAATGCTAAAATTGGTCAAAGAGGGGACGGATAAAAACTTACCACACCCTCATCGCGACCTTTTGGTAGAAGACGAAACAGGGAAGATAATCGGAAAAGTTACAATACTTGATATCTTCTCCCATATGGAACCAGCATATTTCAAAGTTCTTGAGAAGAACCCAAAGGCTTTTCTGGACAAAAGTTATGTGCAAAAAGTTTTTAAAGACTTTAATCTCTGGTCTGAGCCGCTTAAAAATCTTTGCAGAAACATCAGCAAAGTCAAAATCGAAGACATTATGTACACACCTAATCAGAATGAATTCATAAGCGAAGAAGATAATCTGGACAAGCCGCTTCACGCTTATATAACAGGCATTCATCAGCCTATTCTGGTTCAAAAAGACGGAGAAGTTACAGGAGTTCTTCGTCTGGGTGATGTCTTTGAAAAAGTGCGGGACTCAATTCTCTCTTGCGAAATTGCAACTACGGATAAGATCAAGGAGTAA
- the nhaB gene encoding sodium/proton antiporter NhaB: protein MPKTISQALQKNFLGNSPDWYKLTIIGFLVLNPILLAAVGPFITGWVLIAQFIFTLAMALKCYPLPASGLLAVEAVALGLASPQAVYNETLHNFPVILLLMFMVAGIYFMKDMLQYAFTKILLRIKSKILISLLFCFSGAFLSAFLDALTVTAVLIAVGYGFYGIYHKFASTGHCSLTDDSLLKGECVSHLGEFRGFLRNLLMHGAVGTALGGVCTIVGEPQNLLIGHVMDWQFIEFFVRTAPVSMPVLAVGLLTCVMLEVTGIFGYGFKLPDNVREILEEEDRKKDEKMGLKQKGALLIQACAAVFLIFALAFHLAEVGLIGLTVIVVLTALNGVTEEHRIGHAFEEALPFTALLVVFFAIVAVIHEQHLFSPVIHFVLGLEGKVQLAAYYLANGLLSMISDNVFVATVYISETKAAFLSGAINQEQFDLLAVTINTGTNIPSVATPNGQAAFLFLLTSAIAPLIRLSYGEMVKLAFPYTVTMSLTGLAAVWWLL, encoded by the coding sequence GTGCCCAAAACAATTTCGCAGGCACTGCAAAAAAACTTTCTTGGCAACTCGCCTGACTGGTACAAGCTTACCATCATAGGTTTTCTTGTTCTTAACCCCATTCTTCTGGCTGCTGTCGGCCCCTTCATTACCGGATGGGTTTTAATCGCTCAGTTCATTTTCACACTTGCAATGGCATTAAAATGCTACCCGCTACCCGCTAGTGGGCTGCTTGCCGTCGAGGCTGTTGCGCTGGGGCTGGCTTCCCCTCAGGCCGTTTATAACGAAACATTACATAACTTCCCGGTTATTCTTCTTTTGATGTTTATGGTTGCAGGTATCTACTTTATGAAGGATATGCTCCAGTACGCCTTCACAAAGATCCTTCTGCGCATCAAATCGAAAATCTTAATCTCATTATTGTTCTGTTTTTCAGGTGCATTCCTGTCCGCATTTCTCGACGCTTTGACTGTTACCGCAGTTCTTATCGCAGTTGGGTATGGATTTTATGGAATATACCACAAATTCGCATCAACAGGTCATTGCTCTCTGACAGATGACTCTCTTCTAAAGGGAGAATGCGTAAGTCACTTGGGAGAATTCAGAGGATTCTTAAGAAACCTTCTGATGCACGGTGCCGTAGGTACTGCTCTCGGTGGAGTTTGTACCATCGTCGGCGAACCTCAGAACCTGCTTATCGGGCATGTTATGGACTGGCAGTTCATTGAGTTCTTCGTAAGAACGGCCCCGGTATCCATGCCTGTTCTGGCTGTAGGATTGCTGACTTGTGTTATGCTCGAAGTAACCGGCATATTCGGATACGGCTTCAAACTTCCGGATAACGTTCGCGAAATACTCGAAGAAGAAGACCGGAAAAAAGACGAAAAGATGGGATTGAAACAAAAAGGTGCATTACTTATTCAGGCATGCGCAGCTGTATTCCTGATCTTTGCCCTTGCATTCCATCTTGCAGAAGTTGGTCTAATCGGCCTGACTGTTATTGTTGTTCTTACCGCTCTTAACGGCGTAACGGAAGAACACCGTATCGGTCATGCTTTTGAAGAAGCTCTTCCTTTTACCGCATTGCTGGTTGTATTCTTCGCAATCGTCGCGGTTATCCATGAGCAACATCTATTCTCACCGGTAATTCACTTCGTGCTTGGACTTGAAGGTAAAGTTCAGCTCGCAGCTTATTACTTAGCAAATGGTTTGCTCTCCATGATTTCGGACAACGTATTCGTTGCAACGGTATACATTTCTGAAACCAAAGCTGCATTCCTTAGCGGTGCCATCAACCAAGAACAGTTTGACCTGCTTGCAGTAACAATCAACACAGGAACAAACATCCCAAGTGTTGCTACTCCTAACGGACAGGCAGCATTCCTATTCCTGCTTACCTCCGCCATTGCGCCTCTTATCAGGCTCTCTTACGGTGAAATGGTTAAGCTCGCTTTCCCATATACCGTCACCATGTCACTGACCGGTCTGGCCGCAGTCTGGTGGTTATTGTAA